One Blastopirellula marina genomic window carries:
- a CDS encoding tetratricopeptide repeat protein, whose translation MDRPARKGLGALADLAINFHQTQSQEGEIEKQTKILADPDIDAKARNLALFDRGYAYLIADKNDLAVADFTALIESGQESEEEHAETLYNRARAFWNLQDLARERDDLLALTQLSAAPAELVARAHIQLGYSYGELEDAENEAVHYNAAYEVQGAPEHVRYDAKIRLARAFNSQSRFEETEQLLTWLLSQDDVPHAQRIEALHSYSVALDRMDRPEDAILNYTTIIRMPEANNFDRSEAYYWRGHLYNHVDRLDEAVRDFSAILRMEGLDPWTMARALFERACVFGRWDRIDEELADLTKLIDLRYDPLDPRVELFKIRARARRGYSLKQREQFEEALEDFAIVLACEVLTPYQRGDALVDRGSTLAMAGRYAEAIEDFDAVLAMDDLPEASASILVPDALWYKSLALADSDNLEEAIETQTKLLEISDISNGMRLNALNRRGINRNRLNLLDEAQADFEKVFTDAEASDWQRAYSLTCYGEICLQQGEASTALTYLKRAAEAEDIPNNHRARICWFEGQAHVREKDWDAAIDAYTRGLAFDEISPYMRNSLHEERASIYSDLGQYDAAIADYEAAMTVEGIDGETIAESTYALGNAYYALKKYEQAQQYYSQVLNSEEASTAYIILAMYAHAISHDRLERYDLAIAEYQQLVAREDVVGEDEADYLYSLAHTYGKAKDYENSEATYQKVIAHEAADPILKAKTIINSAIDYQRQHRFKEAIARFGVALEHNQGPDGWFARCHCNIATCYYHLRQFEKVIESTEIALAEEHIEDSDYAESFFYYGVALAYLGRFDEAISQHEKTLTLEYEDAEEQSEVYLYRGITYKVMQKWNEALADFQKGIDIADANSEQHAVGLRHQGEVLLRQGKPAEAKQALQAALELEKLPPQDIREAEALLKEIEPS comes from the coding sequence ATGGATCGACCTGCAAGAAAAGGGCTCGGCGCTCTGGCCGACTTGGCGATTAATTTTCACCAAACGCAATCTCAAGAAGGGGAAATTGAGAAGCAAACCAAGATTCTCGCCGATCCTGATATCGACGCGAAAGCGCGAAATCTGGCGTTGTTCGACCGCGGCTATGCTTATCTGATCGCTGATAAGAACGATTTAGCCGTCGCGGATTTTACGGCGCTGATCGAATCCGGCCAGGAATCAGAAGAGGAACACGCCGAGACGCTTTACAATCGAGCACGCGCGTTTTGGAATCTTCAGGACTTGGCGCGAGAACGAGACGATTTGCTCGCGTTAACACAGCTATCCGCGGCACCTGCCGAACTGGTGGCCCGTGCTCATATCCAGCTCGGCTACAGTTATGGCGAGTTAGAAGATGCCGAAAACGAAGCCGTCCACTACAACGCCGCCTACGAGGTGCAAGGTGCGCCGGAACACGTTCGGTACGACGCCAAGATCCGCCTCGCTCGTGCATTCAATTCGCAGTCGCGTTTCGAGGAGACCGAGCAACTTTTAACTTGGCTCCTTTCCCAAGACGACGTCCCGCATGCCCAGCGGATCGAAGCGTTGCATTCGTACTCGGTGGCACTCGATCGCATGGATCGGCCAGAAGATGCGATCCTCAATTATACCACCATCATCCGCATGCCGGAGGCAAACAACTTCGATCGCTCGGAAGCGTACTATTGGCGGGGGCATCTCTACAACCATGTCGATCGCTTGGATGAAGCCGTCCGTGATTTCTCAGCGATTTTGCGAATGGAAGGGCTCGATCCATGGACGATGGCCCGGGCCCTGTTTGAACGCGCTTGCGTATTTGGTCGTTGGGATCGCATCGACGAAGAACTGGCCGACTTAACCAAGCTGATCGATCTGCGATACGACCCGCTTGATCCGCGGGTTGAGCTGTTCAAAATTCGAGCCCGCGCGCGACGTGGTTATTCCCTCAAACAGCGCGAACAATTCGAGGAAGCCTTGGAGGACTTTGCCATCGTGCTGGCATGCGAGGTGCTTACCCCGTATCAGCGCGGCGATGCCCTGGTCGATCGAGGTTCGACCCTGGCTATGGCTGGACGCTATGCCGAAGCAATCGAAGACTTCGATGCCGTCTTGGCCATGGACGACCTCCCAGAAGCCTCGGCAAGTATCTTGGTGCCGGATGCCCTGTGGTACAAATCACTGGCCCTGGCTGACTCCGACAATTTGGAAGAGGCAATCGAGACGCAAACCAAGCTGCTGGAGATATCGGACATCTCGAACGGAATGCGGCTGAACGCCTTGAATCGTCGCGGGATTAATCGAAATCGACTGAATCTACTCGATGAAGCTCAAGCTGATTTTGAAAAGGTATTCACCGACGCCGAAGCGAGCGACTGGCAGCGTGCCTATTCCCTGACTTGCTACGGCGAGATTTGTTTACAACAAGGTGAGGCTTCTACAGCGCTCACGTACCTGAAGCGGGCCGCCGAGGCGGAAGATATTCCGAACAACCACCGCGCACGTATCTGCTGGTTCGAAGGCCAGGCACACGTCCGGGAGAAAGACTGGGACGCGGCCATCGATGCCTACACTCGCGGGTTAGCCTTCGACGAGATCTCTCCCTACATGCGAAACAGTCTGCACGAGGAGCGAGCTTCGATCTACAGTGACCTGGGTCAATACGACGCCGCGATCGCCGACTACGAGGCAGCAATGACCGTCGAGGGGATCGATGGAGAAACGATCGCCGAATCAACCTACGCGTTGGGTAATGCCTATTACGCGTTGAAGAAGTACGAACAGGCCCAGCAATATTACTCCCAAGTGTTGAACTCGGAGGAGGCTTCGACGGCTTACATTATCCTGGCAATGTACGCCCACGCGATCTCACACGATCGCCTTGAACGTTACGACTTGGCGATCGCCGAGTACCAGCAGCTTGTCGCCCGCGAGGATGTTGTTGGCGAGGACGAGGCGGACTACCTCTACTCCCTCGCGCATACCTACGGTAAGGCCAAGGACTACGAGAACTCGGAGGCGACCTACCAAAAGGTGATCGCCCATGAAGCGGCCGACCCGATTCTCAAGGCAAAAACGATCATCAATTCGGCGATCGACTACCAACGGCAGCATCGCTTCAAGGAGGCGATCGCCCGCTTCGGTGTTGCTCTTGAGCACAACCAAGGCCCTGACGGTTGGTTCGCTCGGTGTCACTGTAACATTGCGACTTGCTACTACCATCTCAGACAGTTCGAGAAAGTAATCGAGTCGACCGAAATCGCGCTCGCCGAAGAGCACATCGAAGACAGCGATTATGCGGAATCGTTCTTCTATTACGGAGTGGCCCTGGCTTACCTGGGGCGATTTGACGAAGCGATATCCCAGCATGAAAAGACACTTACACTCGAATACGAGGATGCTGAGGAGCAGTCCGAAGTCTACCTATATCGCGGAATCACCTACAAAGTGATGCAGAAGTGGAACGAAGCACTCGCCGATTTCCAAAAGGGAATCGATATCGCCGACGCGAATTCCGAGCAGCACGCCGTTGGGTTACGCCATCAAGGAGAAGTCTTATTGCGACAAGGCAAGCCAGCCGAAGCGAAGCAGGCATTACAAGCCGCGCTTGAGCTAGAGAAGCTGCCACCGCAAGA